A genome region from Sphaeramia orbicularis chromosome 19, fSphaOr1.1, whole genome shotgun sequence includes the following:
- the dhx8 gene encoding ATP-dependent RNA helicase DHX8 — MADIGADELLQLEYLSLVSKVCTELDNHLGISDKDLAEFVINLAEKQPTFDGFKSLLIQNGAEFTDSLISNLLRLIQTMRPPSKASTSKSSEAVVKPKSEKDRLKELFPALCRPNDPVPRKLLDEDDVKVAADAMKELEMFMPSVSGINSKSSKSRSEKSRRHSRSRSRSRDRDRDRHRDREKDRKRRHRSRSRSRSRSRDRDRHRERDRERDRDRGKKRDRSSRWSERSPSPRKEQDRESDRWKDKHVDRPPPEEPSVGDIYNGKVTSIMQFGCFVQLEGLRKRWEGLVHISELRREGRVANVADVVSKGQRVKVKVLSFTGSKTSLSMKDVDQDTGEDLNPNRRRNVGPDGGEETSMRNPDRPSNLNLGHAPELEQDDTLERKRLTKISDPEKWEIKQMIAANVLSKEEFPDFDDETGILPKVDDEEDEDLEIELVEEEPPFLRGHTKQSMDMSPVKIVKNPDGSLSQAAMMQSALAKERRELKQAAREAEMDSIPMGLNKHWVDPLPDADGRQIAANMRGIGMMPNDIPEWKKHAFGGNKASYGKKTQLSILEQRESLPIYKLKEQLIQAVHDNQILIVIGETGSGKTTQITQYLAEAGYTTRGKIGCTQPRRVAAMSVAKRVSEEYGCCLGQEVGYTIRFEDCTSPETVIKYMTDGMLLRECLIDSELGQYSIIMLDEAHERTIHTDVLFGLLKKTVQKRTDMKLIVTSATLDAVKFSQYFYEAPIFTIPGRTYPVEVLYTKEPETDYLDASLITVMQIHLTEPPGDILVFLTGQEEIDTACEILYERMKSLGPDVPELIILPVYSALPSEMQTRIFDPAPPGSRKVVIATNIAETSLTIDGIYYVVDPGFVKQKVYNSKTGIDQLVVTPISQAQAKQRAGRAGRTGPGKCYRLYTERAYRDEMLTTNVPEIQRTNLASTVLSLKAMGINDLLSFDFMDAPPMETLITAMEQLYTLGALDDEGLLTRLGRRMAEFPLEPMLCKMLIMSVHLGCSEEMLTIVSMLSVQNVFYRPKDKQALADQKKAKFHQPEGDHLTLLAVYNSWKNNKFSNPWCYENFIQARSLRRAQDIRKQMLGIMDRHKLDVVSCGKATVRVQKAICSGFFRNAAKKDPQEGYRTLIDQQVVYIHPSSALFNRQPEWVVYHELVLTTKEYMREVTTIDPRWLVEFAPAFFKVSDPTRLSKQKKQQRLEPLYNRYEEPNAWRISRAFRRR; from the exons ATGGCAGACATTGGAGCTGACGAGCTTTTACAGCTTGAATATTTGTCTTTGGTGTCTAAAGTTTGTACAGAACTTGACAACCATCTTGGAATAAGTGACAAAGATTTAG ctgaatttgttatcaACCTCGCTGAAAAACAACCGACTTTCGATGGTTTCAAATCTCTCTTGATCCAAAATGGAGCTGAATTTACA gATTCCCTCATCAGTAACCTTCTTAGACTCATTCAGACTATGCGACCTCCTTCGAAAGCATCTACAAGCAAAA GCTCTGAAGCTGTGGTTAAACCAAAGTCAGAAAAGGACAGGTTAAAGGAGTTGTTCCCAGCACTGTGCAGGCCAAATGATCCTGTTCCAAGA AAACTACTAGATGAAGATGATGTGAAGGTAGCTGCAGATGCCATGAAAGAGCTGGAGATGTTTATGCCCAGTGTCAGTGGTATAAACTCTAAAAGCAGCAAAAGCAG ATCAGAAAAGAGCAGGCGACACAGCCGGAGCCGTAGCAGAAGCAGAGACAGGGATAGAGATCGACACAGAGACCgggagaaagacagaaagagacgCCATCGATCTCGCTCCAGGTCTAGATCTCGTTCCAGAGACCGTGACcgtcacagagagagagacagagagagagacagagaccgtGGCAAAAAAAGGGACAGATCTTCCCGCTGGAGTGAGCGTTCACCTAGTCCACGGAAAGAGCAAGACAGAGAGTCTGACCGGTGGAAGGACAAACATGTGGACCGGCCTCCACCAGAGGAGCCTTCTGTTGGTGACATCTACAATGGAAAAGTCACCAGCATAATGCAGTTTGGGTGCTTTGTTCAGCTGGAAGGTTTGAG GAAACGATGGGAGGGTTTGGTCCACATTTCAGAGCTACGTCGGGAGGGTCGAGTGGCCAATGTGGCTGATGTTGTCAGTAAGGGCCAAAGAGTCAAAGTCAAGGTTCTGTCATTCACCGGCTCCAAGACCAGTCTGAGTATGAAG GATGTGGACCAGGATACAGGGGAGGACTTAAACCCCAACAGGAGAAGAAATGTAGGCCCAGACGGAGGTGAAGAGACATCAATGAGGAACCCTGACCGGCCAAGTAACCTTAACCTGGGCCATGCTCCTGAGCTGGAACAGGATGACACCCTGGAGCGCAAAAGGCTCACTAAGATCTCTGATCCTGAGAAGTGGGAGATCAAACAG ATGATTGCTGCTAATGTTTTGTCCAAAGAAGAATTCCCAGACTTTGATGATGAGACGGGGATCCTTCCAAAGGTGGATGACGAAGAAG ACGAAGACTTGGAAATTGAGTTAGTGGAAGAGGAACCTCCATTCCTGCGGGGGCACACCAAACAGAGTATGGACATGAGCCCTGTAAAGATCGTTAAG AATCCAGATGGCTCCCTGTCCCAGGCGGCTATGATGCAAAGTGCTCTGGCTAAGGAAAGGCGAGAGCTGAAGCAAGCTGCACGTGAGGCAGAGATGGACTCCATCCCCATGGGGCTGAACAAACACTGGGTCGACCCACTGCCTGACG CGGATGGTAGGCAGATCGCAGCCAACATGAGAGGCATTGGCATGATGCCCAATGATATCCCAGAATGGAAGAAGCATGCCTTTGGGGGCAACAAGGCCTCATATGGAAAGAAGACCCAGCTCTCCATTCTGGAGCAGAGAGAAAGTCTTCCTATCTACAAGCTGAAGGAGCAGCTCATTCAG GCCGTCCATGACAACCAGATCCTCATTGTTATTGGAGAGACAGGTTCGGGGAAAACCACTCAGATCACTCAGTACCTCGCAGAGGCCGGTTACACCACCAGGGGGAAGATTGGTTGTACTCAGCCTCGTCGTGTGGCTGCCATGTCTGTGGCCAAAAGGGTCTCAGAGGAGTACGGATGCTGTCTAGGACAAGAG GTGGGCTACACCATCCGTTTTGAGGACTGCACCAGCCCCGAGACCGTCATCAAGTACATGACGGACGGTATGTTGTTGAGAGAGTGTCTGATAGACTCTGAGCTGGGTCAGTACTCTATCATCATGTTGGATGAAGCTCATGAGAGGACGATCCACACTGATGTTCTCTTCGGTTTGCTCAAGAAG ACGGTACAGAAACGCACAGACATGAAGCTGATTGTAACGTCCGCTACGCTGGACGCCGTCAAGTTCTCTCAGTATTTCTACGAAGCTCCCATCTTCACCATCCCAGGAAGAACTTACCCAGTAGAAGTACTCTACACCAAGGAACCCGAGACGGACTATTTGGATGCCAGTCTCATCACTGTCATGCAGATTCATCTAACTGAGCCTCCTG GTGACATCCTGGTGTTTCTGACTGGTCAGGAGGAGATCGACACGGCCTGTGAGATCCTCTATGAGCGAATGAAGTCTCTGGGACCTGACGTTCCTGAACTGATTATCCTGCCCGTGTACTCTGCCCTGCCCAGTGAAATGCAGACAAGAATCTTCGATCCTGCACCTCCAGGCAGCAGAAAg GTCGTCATTGCTACCAACATTGCAGAAACATCACTGACCATTGATGGTATCTATTATGTAGTCGACCCCGGCTTTGTAAAGCAAAAAGTGTACAACTCTAAGACTGGAATTGATCAGCTGGTAGTGACACCCATCTCACAG GCCCAAGCAAAGCAGCGGGCAGGTCGGGCTGGCAGAACGGGTCCAGGAAAATGCTACAGGCTCTACACGGAGAGAGCTTACAGAGATGAGATGCTGACCACCAATGTGCCTGAGATCCAGAGAACCAACTTGGCCAGCACCGTACTGTCACTGAAG GCAATGGGTATCAATGACCTCCTGTCTTTCGACTTCATGGATGCTCCTCCTATGGAGACTCTAATCACAGCCATGGAGCAGCTGTACACGCTGGGAGCTCTGGATGATGAAGGCTTACTGACACGTCTGGGCAGAAGG ATGGCTGAGTTCCCTCTTGAGCCCATGCTGTGTAAGATGCTGATCATGTCCGTCCACCTGGGCTGCAGTGAAGAGATGCTCACCATTGTATCCATGCTGTCTGTGCAGAATGTCTTCTACAGACCAAAG GACAAACAGGCTTTAGCTGACCAGAAGAAGGCCAAGTTCCACCAACCTGAGGGTGACCACTTGACCTTACTTGCTGTCTACAATTCCTGGAAGAACAACAAGTTCTCCAACCCCTGGTGTTATGAGAACTTCATCCAGGCCCGCTCCCTACGCAGAGCTCAGGACATCCGCAAACAGATGCTGGGTATAATGGACAG acaTAAACTGGATGTTGTATCTTGCGGTAAAGCCACAGTGCGTGTCCAGAAAGCTATTTGCAGTGGCTTTTTCAGGAATGCAGCCAAGAAGGATCCCCAGGAAGGATATCGAACACTTATCGACCAGCAAGTGGTTTACATTCATCCGTCCAGCGCTCTGTTCAACCGCCAGCCGGAGTG GGTTGTGTATCACGAGCTGGTGCTCACCACCAAAGAGTACATGCGTGAAGTGACCACCATTGACCCTCGCTGGCTGGTGGAGTTTGCACCTGCCTTCTTCAAAGTGTCCGACCCCACTCGCCTCAGCAAGCAGAAGAAACAACAACGCCTCGAGCCTCTGTACAACCGCTACGAAGAACCCAATGCTTGGAGAATATCACGTGCTTTCAGGCGACGTTAA